One window of Chamaesiphon minutus PCC 6605 genomic DNA carries:
- a CDS encoding glycosyltransferase family 4 protein: MKIAQIAPLWERVPPPAYGGIELVVGLLTDELVARGHEVTLFASGDSITSAKLESIHPQALRLDSSIKEYGIYEMLQLASVYERAGEFDLIHSHMGCAALPYSKLTKTPTVHTLHGIFTPDNEKMFTHAKAQPFVSISNAQRVDRLGLNHVATVYNSIDVSTHHFFPTPDEPAYMAFLGRMSVEKGPHHAIEISKATGIPLKMAGKVDPVDVKYFEEQIKPHIDGVQIQFLGEADHFMKNDLMGRAIVTLFPITWREPFGLVMIESMAAGTPVIAMNLGSVAEVVADGISGYVCNTVEECIAAVAKIPQISRFACREYVSHRFGVEQMAAGYEAVYQQVLAEKFALNGHLVGSR, from the coding sequence ATGAAAATTGCTCAAATAGCACCTTTGTGGGAAAGAGTACCGCCACCCGCATACGGCGGGATAGAATTGGTAGTTGGGCTGTTAACAGATGAGTTAGTGGCCAGAGGGCACGAGGTAACTCTGTTTGCATCAGGCGATTCGATCACCTCAGCCAAACTAGAATCAATTCATCCTCAAGCACTGCGCTTGGATTCAAGTATTAAAGAATACGGTATTTATGAGATGCTCCAATTAGCCAGTGTGTACGAACGGGCTGGAGAATTCGATTTAATTCATTCGCACATGGGTTGTGCGGCACTACCTTACAGTAAATTGACCAAAACGCCGACAGTACATACATTGCATGGAATTTTCACTCCAGACAATGAAAAAATGTTTACTCATGCCAAAGCGCAGCCATTCGTGAGCATTTCCAACGCTCAGCGGGTAGACAGATTGGGTCTCAATCATGTGGCGACCGTGTATAACAGCATCGACGTTAGCACGCATCACTTTTTCCCTACGCCTGACGAACCAGCCTACATGGCCTTTTTAGGCAGAATGTCTGTAGAGAAAGGGCCGCACCATGCGATCGAGATTTCTAAAGCAACAGGAATACCCCTGAAAATGGCTGGCAAAGTCGATCCTGTCGATGTGAAGTACTTTGAGGAGCAGATTAAGCCACACATCGATGGCGTGCAGATCCAATTTTTGGGTGAAGCCGATCACTTTATGAAAAACGATCTGATGGGCCGAGCGATCGTCACTTTATTTCCGATTACTTGGCGCGAACCATTTGGACTCGTAATGATCGAATCGATGGCCGCAGGTACGCCCGTGATTGCCATGAATCTCGGCTCGGTCGCTGAAGTTGTTGCCGATGGGATCAGTGGTTATGTCTGTAACACGGTTGAGGAATGTATTGCCGCAGTTGCCAAAATACCCCAAATTTCCCGATTTGCCTGTCGGGAATATGTATCCCATCGTTTTGGCGTCGAGCAAATGGCCGCAGGTTATGAAGCCGTATATCAACAAGTCTTAGCAGAGAAATTCGCTCTCAACGGACACCTTGTCGGTTCGCGATAA